DNA from Conexivisphaera calida:
AGGTCGTCGAGGTCCTCCTCCAGAGTCCTCCCGGGCAGGCACGGCATCATGTGAACGCCGACCTTGAGACCGGCATCCTTCGCTATCCTGATGGCCCTCGGGACCTCCGAGAGCCCGTGTCCTCTGCCCACCCTGAGGAGTGTGCGCTCGTCGAGCGCCTGAACACCTATCTCCACTCTGGTGACGCCGTAGCTTAGCATGAGATCCACGTGGTGCTCGCCGCAGAAGTCAGGCCTGGTCTCCAGGGAGAGCCCCACGCATCTATGGGCGCTCAGCTCGTTCGCCGTCATCGCATCCTCCAAACTGCCGGCGGAGCGACCGTTCAGCCCCTCGAAGATCCCCTTGACGAAGCTCATCTGGTAGTCCGGCGGATAGTAAAGGAACGTTCCGCCGACTATTATCACCTCCACCTTGCTAGTAGGATGCCCGAGGCGCTCCAGCATGGAGATGCGCTCCTCCACCTGCGCCCTGGGATCGTACCTCAGCCTGGATGCGTGGACAACCGCGGGCGAGTCCTGCACGTACGACTTCGGCGTCCCCTGCTGCGAGCCCCCCGGGCAGTAGATGCACCTCGCGTTCGGCGGGCAATCGTAGGGCATCGCCGCCACGGTCGCGGTGACTATGCCGGACAACCTCCTGGAGGGCCGCGTGGCCACCAGCCTACGGGCCTCGTCGCTCAACAGCGCAGCCAGCTCCGCGTTCGAGGGGATCCTGTCCAGTGAATACTTCCTCGCGGCCTCGAGCTTCAGGCGCTCCAGTCTTTCCCTCCCCGGCCTCCCCGAGGAGGCGAGTCTCTCCACCTCGCGCGCTATCTCAAGGAGCGCGGTCCTGTACGCGTCGTCGCCCAACCACCCCGGTGTGCCGCGCCGCGATATTACGCGTTGCGCCGTAGTGCCGCTTTTATACCACGGGGATCAGCGGGCGACACGTGGAGGACGAGCTTCAGGGGTACAGGGGCCCCGCGCGTGACCTGCTCCAGAGGGCGGGGGTTCACGTAGGGGACGAGGTGGAGCTGGCGCTGGCGGATGGCGGCGCTATCTCGGGCACGCTCATGCCGCGCTACGAGCACGCGGACGACGAACATGTCGCTGTGAAGCTGAGGAACGGGTACAATGCAGGGGTGGCCGTGTCCAGGATATCGAGCGTGCACGTGCTGGGAAGGGCGCGGCCCGAGCCGACCGCCGCCGCACAGCAGGTGCGCCGCGTGAAGGGTGACGTCATCATAATAGGCACCGGGGGCACCATAGCCAGCAGGATAGATTACAGGACGGGCGCCGTGACGCCAATCTTCAGGCCGGAGGATCTGTACTCCAGGGTCCCGGGGCTCGGGGAGATAGCTAACCTCGAGACCGAGCTCCTCTTCAACATACTCAGCGAGAACATGACCCCGGAGCACTGGGCGGCCATCGCAGAGCGCGTCGGGAGGGCGATCTCTGAGGGATACCGGGGAGTAGTGATAACGCATGGAACCGACACCATGCACTACACGGCAGCCGCCCTCAGTTTTGCGCTCGAGGGACTCCCCGTGCCGGTCGTGCTGGTGGGCGCACAGAGGTCGTCCGACAGGCCCTCATCCGATGCGTCATCCAACCTGAAGGGCGCCGTGCTCGCGGCATCCCGCGGCGACTTCAGCGGAGTCTACGTCGCGATGCACCGGAACCTCTCGGACCGTGAGATAGCTATACACAGGGGGGTGAAGGTCAGGAAGAACCACACGAGCAGGAGGGACGCGTTCGAGTCCGTGAACTCGAGGCTGGCGGCCGTCGTGGACCTGAGTTCAATGGAGGTCAGGAAGCTCACGGACCTGCCGCCCCGCGGAGATCCGAGATCGCTCAAGGTCAAGCCGCGCTTCGACAGGAGGGCGTTCCTGTTGAAGTACTTCCCGGGGATGGACGGTGGTGTGATAGATGGCCTGGTCGACGCCGGCTACAGGGCGCTGATACTCGAGGGCACGGGACTCGGGCACGTGGGGGCTCAGGTCCACGGGAGTATCAGGAGGGCAGTGGAGAAGGGCGTATTCGTGGGCATGACCTCACAGTGCATATGGGGGAGCGTGAGGATGACCGTATACGACACCGGGAGGGACCTCATGAGGGCCGGGGTGGTGCCGCTGGGGGATATGCTGCCGGAGGTGGCGCTCGTCAAGGCAATGTGGCTCCTAGGGCAGGGCGCCGGCGCCGAGGAGATGAGATCTCTCATGCCCTCGAACATGAGGGGGGAGATCTCGGAGAGGAGGTACATAGAGGATGTCCGCGAGTGAGGGTGGGGGCGCGCCCGACTACAGGTCGCTGGGCGCCAAGGTCGGCATAGAGCTCCACAGGCAGCTGGACGTGGGCGGCAAGCTGTTCTGCGGCTGCAGCACTGCGAGGGAGGACGGCTCCAAGTCGTTCAGGCGCGTCCTGTTGCCCTCCGAGAGCGAGTTGGGCGACGTGGATCCGGCCGCCAGGTTTGAGGCAGCGCGCGGCATGGAGTTCGAGTACATGTACGGCGACTCGAGCAGCTGCCTGGTCGAGGCGGACGAGGAGCCGCCGCATGACGTGAACCAGAGGGCGCTCGAGGCAGCGATCACGGTGGCCCTCCTGCTCGGGTCGACTATTGTGGATGAGGTCCACGTGATGAGGAAGATCGTGATAGATGGCTCCAACACCAGCGGATTCCAGAGGACAATGCTGATAGCGCTCGGCGGTTCCCTCAAATTCGGGGAGAAATCCGTGGGCGTCCTCACGATAACGCTGGAGGAGGACGCCGCGAGGAACCTGGGATCGGACGGCAGGGTCAAGAAATACGGGCTGGACAGGCTTGGGATACCGCTGGTTGAGGTCTCGCTGGCCCCGCTGGAGATAAGCTCCGCGCAGGACGCGGTGGACGCGGCAGCGGCGCTGGGCAGGCTCCTCAAGTCGACCGGGATGGTAGCCAGGGGCATAGGCACGGTGCGCCAGGACCTCAACATATCGATCGCGGGAAGCGGAATAGTCGAGGTGAAGGGCGTACAGGAGTTACCCCTGATAGCCAAGGTTGTGGAGTTCGAGGTGAGGCGCCTCGGCTGGCTGAAGGAGGTCGCCGCCGAGCTCTCCAGGCGGGGCGTGAGGCCGGAATCCGCCGTCGGGGAGATCGTGGATGTGACGGGGATACTGTCCCGCGCGAAGGGCGGCGTCGTCAGGAAGTCGATCGCCGGGGGCGCGAGGGCGCTCGCGGTGCTCGCGAGGGGCTATCGCGGGCTTCTGGGGTCGGAGCCATACGAGGGAGTGCGGGTGGGCCGTGACCTGGCGGCGATAGCTAACGCCTTCGGCCTAGGCGGCGTCATACACTCGGATGAGCTTCCCAACTACGGCGTAGATGAGGGCCTGGTGGAGGAGGTGCGCGCTGCGCTCGCTGCGGGCTCTGAAGATGCGTTCGTGATCGCGCTGGGCGATGCCGAGGTGGCGAGGCGCGTCCTGGAGGCAGTCTCCGGCAGGCTGAGGGACCTCGTGTCGGGCCCGCCCGCGGAGACCCGTGCACCAACCCCCGACGGCAGGACGAAGTACATGAGACCGCGCCCGGGATCCGCTAGGATGTACCCGGAGACGGACCTCCTCCCGATACCGATCACGGGCGCGATGCGCGCCAGGCTCAGGGAAAACCTCCCTCTGCCGTGGGACAGGCAGGTCTCGGAGCTGGCCTCCAAGTACGGCCTCAGTGCGAAGCTCGCGGACGAGGTTCTCGATTCTGAGCGCTACGATCTGTTCCGCGAGGCGGTGAAGATGGGAGTGAAACCGTCCGTCGCTGCCACCGTTATCACCGAGACTTTGGTGAGCCTTCGCAGGGAGGGGCTCGACGTGGACTCCGTGTCGGATGACCAGCTCAGGCGGCTGTTCTCCGCCATAGCGTCCGGTCGCATAGCGAAGGAGGCTGCGTCTGAGGTCCTGAGGGCGGTCGCGTCAGGCCGCGCACCGGACGTCGACTCCGCAGCCGAGGCCCTGGGCATCTCGGCGCTCGACGACGCCGCGCTCGCTGCGCTCATAGATGAGGTGCTGGACCGCAACGAGCGCATGATATCGGAACGCGGAGATAGGGCGCTGGGTCCGCTGATGGGTGAAGTGATGTCCAAGGTGAGGGGCAGGGTTGACGGGGCCAAGGTCAATGAAATGCTCCGGCTGAAACTGAAGGAGCGGCTCGGCCGCTCCGGCTGAAAACGGCGGAAAATGTTTTTCTAGCCGTGAATGAAAATTTATTTGCCATGTCGGCGGCCATGAGGATTCATGTGCGCACCTCGGGCGGCGAGGTCGAGATAGAGGTGGGGGATCCCTCGTCCATCGACGCGGCGATAGACGCCGCGACCAGGATCGTGCAGGAGCTGGCGTCGGGGGCACAGGTCCAAGTCTCGGGGGCACAGGTCCAAGTCGCCGAGGGAGGAAGCGCCGTTCCGGACGAGCTGCCGGACGTGAAGGTGGAGAAGGGGGACTCACTCGCAGACGTGATAAAGAAGATGTTCGATTCCAGCTGGGGGAGGCGCCCCCGTAGGCTCTCCGAGGTCATGGATGCGCTCTCTTCGTTCGGCCTGATATATCCTAAGTCGAGCGTGGCAGTCGCGCTGCTCAGGCTCGCGAAGGATGGCGAGATCAGGAGGTTCAAGGAAGGAGGTGAGTACGTTTACATAGAGCGGGAGCCCGCGGCGGGAGGTGATGCCTGATGCCGGAGCTGACCGTACACGTATCATACGGCGACATAAACGCCGACTTCACGGGAAAGGACGCGGACGAGGTCCTGCACGCGCTGAACAGCTTCCTGGTCTCCATGATACCCGAACTGGAGCTGGCCAGGAAGCTCCACCTGAGCTACACCTTGAGGGACCTAGCGGAGATGTTCGGCGAGTACGTGAAGCTGACGCCCGAGGGCCCCAGGGTGGTGGTGCAGGATCCCAAGATGAGCGACAAGCAGCTGATAGCGCTGCAGCTCGTCGCGGCGCGCATAGCGTACGAGCTCGGGAGATCCGAGAGGGACGGTATGGTCGTTCAGGAAATAGAGCAGGCGACGGCTCTGAAGCCGAAGTCCATAAGCTCCAGGCTGAGCGAGCTGACCAAGCAGAACATAGTTGAGAGACGGGGTGAGAACAGGACTATATACTATCGTATAACCACCTACGGTATAGGGTGGCTCTCAAAGGAGCTGGCCGCCCGCGCGCGCCCTTAGTCGGGCGGCCTTTTCTGGACATATCTGTAGGTCCTGGGCGTGCCGGTCCTGGACAGCACGCCCGCCCTCACGAGGTCCGTCAGGGCATGCGAGATTGCGGTCGCGTCGTAGTTGTAGCCCCGCCTGGAGAGCTCGGCGGCGACCTCGCCCAGCCCCCTGGGCTCAGAGAACCATCCATCCCTCCAGAGCGACTCCACCAGTCCCCTGCAGGTGGCACCGACCGCGCGCGCGACGGGCGCCGATGGGGCCTCCCTCTGTGGGGCGGTGGAGAGCCCCTCCATGATCCTCGCAACCACCTCCGAGACGCGATCCACGGGGCTCTCCACCTCTATCTCCACGTCCCCCCTCCTCAACTTGACCCTCACCCTCTCGCCGGGCGATCTTTCATCTTGTTCAACTTGAGCAAGATTTATTACCCGCCCGTTTGTATCCATGGCATGGGTATGGAGGCCCCGGAATTAAATGTTCCTGTGGTGTTCAACTTGATCGACAGGTTCAACAAGATGGATCGGCTGGCGCTCTCCGGCCTCGAGGACGAGGTATTGGTGATACTGGACGATGATGACGGCGAGCCAGCCAGCGTCAAGGTGGACATGGGGAGTTTCACGCGCCTGTCGCGCGGGTATGTATCGGGGCTGATCGCCATCGACTCCAGCGCGATACCCATTGCGTACGCCGACAGAAAGTGGTATCTGGTCTTCAGCGCGGGAGTAGTGCTGAGGAGCGGCGGAAGGTACGCGCCACCGCACGTCTTCAGGGTGGGCCCTCATCTGGCGGAGGTCGGGCGGCGCGAGGGAGAGGACCAGCAGGGAGCGGCCAGGAGGCTGAGGGAATACGTGGAGGGATCGATAATGCTCGAGGTGCTCCACAGCGGCGCGCTCGACGATCGCGCGCTGATACTGGTGGACGGCTCCCTCAGGGGATTGTCCGAACTGGACTGCTCCGTCGCGAGGAAGATGCGCACTTCCTTGATAGGGATATCGAAGGCCACCAAGGTGGTCCCATCCTCCATGGGATCGCTGCCGAACGGGCCGGGCTATTCTATAATATCGAACGATGGCTGCTACACGGTGACCGCCGCGAGGCTAGAGGAGTACGGCGTACCGCTCAGGATAGATACGACTGATCTCGAGGGGCTTTCCAGCCTGCTCTCCAGCGACGTGATAGTCAGGGGGTATCCTGACTCGCTCAGGTTGGCACACTACTCGTCCATACTGTCGGTATCGGAGGAGGAGGCGGCGCTGGCTTCGCTCGCGATGCACGGCGCGGCGCTCTCTAGGCCGCTCGAGAGGCGCGAGGCACTGCTCGGTATACTGAAGGTGAGGGGGTGACGCCAGTTGAGGGTGCTCTCCAAGAGGGGTGACGAGATTCTGCTCATATCGGAGGGCGAGGAGATCTCCAGGGGGGACTACGTGCGGGTCACCGACGGCCACGGCCGGCCATCACTGCTGGCCCAGGTCTACGAGGTGGAGTACTTCGACGTACCGGGCATAGAGGAGGACCTGCTGAGGGACCTCCTGCTGGACGGCATCATGGTGTCCTCGCCGGATCCCGAATACGCGTCCATAACTAGGCGCGTGAAGGACGTGCGCCTGATAAAGTGCAAGGTGCGCGGAACGATGGCCGGGGCGGAGCTGAGCCCCGAGGCGGACTGGCTGCCCAGCAGGGCCACGGGGAGGGTGGAGAGGATACCCGGGGCGGAGCTCTCGTCCAT
Protein-coding regions in this window:
- a CDS encoding tRNA uridine(34) 5-carboxymethylaminomethyl modification radical SAM/GNAT enzyme Elp3 — translated: MGDDAYRTALLEIAREVERLASSGRPGRERLERLKLEAARKYSLDRIPSNAELAALLSDEARRLVATRPSRRLSGIVTATVAAMPYDCPPNARCIYCPGGSQQGTPKSYVQDSPAVVHASRLRYDPRAQVEERISMLERLGHPTSKVEVIIVGGTFLYYPPDYQMSFVKGIFEGLNGRSAGSLEDAMTANELSAHRCVGLSLETRPDFCGEHHVDLMLSYGVTRVEIGVQALDERTLLRVGRGHGLSEVPRAIRIAKDAGLKVGVHMMPCLPGRTLEEDLDDLSRLFEDESYRPDMLKIYPTLVLRGTPLHRMYERGLYEPCGEDEVVELLVRALTSMPPWVRVMRVQREIPPYAVAAGPRMTGLRDLALKEIARRGLRCTEIRCREVGRKGVDPSELHRFGLVRRDYAASGGTEAFLSMEDDEGRIAGFLRLRRPSPLAHRPEMSGKSIAVVRELRVYGSEVDVGVRDDSGWQHRGIGRTLMDEAERVAREEWNSEEVLVTSAVGTREYYRMLGYSRKGPYMAKRVQRATP
- the gatD gene encoding Glu-tRNA(Gln) amidotransferase subunit GatD, giving the protein MEDELQGYRGPARDLLQRAGVHVGDEVELALADGGAISGTLMPRYEHADDEHVAVKLRNGYNAGVAVSRISSVHVLGRARPEPTAAAQQVRRVKGDVIIIGTGGTIASRIDYRTGAVTPIFRPEDLYSRVPGLGEIANLETELLFNILSENMTPEHWAAIAERVGRAISEGYRGVVITHGTDTMHYTAAALSFALEGLPVPVVLVGAQRSSDRPSSDASSNLKGAVLAASRGDFSGVYVAMHRNLSDREIAIHRGVKVRKNHTSRRDAFESVNSRLAAVVDLSSMEVRKLTDLPPRGDPRSLKVKPRFDRRAFLLKYFPGMDGGVIDGLVDAGYRALILEGTGLGHVGAQVHGSIRRAVEKGVFVGMTSQCIWGSVRMTVYDTGRDLMRAGVVPLGDMLPEVALVKAMWLLGQGAGAEEMRSLMPSNMRGEISERRYIEDVRE
- the gatE gene encoding Glu-tRNA(Gln) amidotransferase subunit GatE — its product is MSASEGGGAPDYRSLGAKVGIELHRQLDVGGKLFCGCSTAREDGSKSFRRVLLPSESELGDVDPAARFEAARGMEFEYMYGDSSSCLVEADEEPPHDVNQRALEAAITVALLLGSTIVDEVHVMRKIVIDGSNTSGFQRTMLIALGGSLKFGEKSVGVLTITLEEDAARNLGSDGRVKKYGLDRLGIPLVEVSLAPLEISSAQDAVDAAAALGRLLKSTGMVARGIGTVRQDLNISIAGSGIVEVKGVQELPLIAKVVEFEVRRLGWLKEVAAELSRRGVRPESAVGEIVDVTGILSRAKGGVVRKSIAGGARALAVLARGYRGLLGSEPYEGVRVGRDLAAIANAFGLGGVIHSDELPNYGVDEGLVEEVRAALAAGSEDAFVIALGDAEVARRVLEAVSGRLRDLVSGPPAETRAPTPDGRTKYMRPRPGSARMYPETDLLPIPITGAMRARLRENLPLPWDRQVSELASKYGLSAKLADEVLDSERYDLFREAVKMGVKPSVAATVITETLVSLRREGLDVDSVSDDQLRRLFSAIASGRIAKEAASEVLRAVASGRAPDVDSAAEALGISALDDAALAALIDEVLDRNERMISERGDRALGPLMGEVMSKVRGRVDGAKVNEMLRLKLKERLGRSG
- a CDS encoding winged helix-turn-helix domain-containing protein; its protein translation is MPELTVHVSYGDINADFTGKDADEVLHALNSFLVSMIPELELARKLHLSYTLRDLAEMFGEYVKLTPEGPRVVVQDPKMSDKQLIALQLVAARIAYELGRSERDGMVVQEIEQATALKPKSISSRLSELTKQNIVERRGENRTIYYRITTYGIGWLSKELAARARP